From Nocardioides daedukensis, the proteins below share one genomic window:
- a CDS encoding SRPBCC family protein — MGQVTATAEATVAAPPADVVAALADYEVTRPGILSAHYSDYAVEQGGQGDGTVVTWRLQATEKRVRHVVADITTTSDSVTETDRNSSMVTTWRVLPRDSGSKVLVVTTWQGAGGIGGFFERTFAPKGLRAIHEEVLANLAARLR; from the coding sequence ATGGGTCAGGTCACCGCAACCGCCGAGGCAACCGTTGCCGCACCGCCCGCCGACGTCGTCGCGGCTCTCGCCGACTACGAGGTGACCCGCCCCGGGATCCTCTCCGCGCACTACAGCGACTACGCCGTCGAGCAGGGCGGCCAGGGCGACGGGACCGTGGTCACCTGGCGGCTGCAGGCAACCGAGAAGCGGGTACGCCACGTGGTCGCCGACATCACCACCACCTCCGACTCGGTCACCGAGACCGACCGCAACTCCTCGATGGTGACCACCTGGCGGGTGCTGCCCCGCGACAGCGGCAGCAAGGTCCTGGTGGTCACGACGTGGCAGGGCGCAGGCGGCATCGGTGGCTTCTTCGAGCGAACCTTCGCACCCAAGGGTCTTCGGGCGATCCACGAGGAAGTGCTCGCCAACCTCGCCGCACGCCTGCGCTGA
- a CDS encoding SDR family NAD(P)-dependent oxidoreductase, protein MTMPLPARALDTFLDRTMVGGYTRFGFDLRRRLPGWPADPAPGAIAGRHVLVTGASSGLGIGCVEALAELGATVHMVVRDEDKGNRVRERILERTPDADLHIERCDLADLDDVRRFARELSVSEVHAVIHNAGVMPPERTESPQGHELSMAVHVLSPVLMTELLHERLRDGRVILVSSGGMYAQRLPAADPEFRDGDYAPATAYARSKRMQVEMLPLLADRWSLDRITTAAMHPGWADTPGVQESLPAFRKLTRGALRDDEEGADTSVWLAATEQELPNGRFWHDRRPRPTHLVPGTRATADEISQAWGWLQGALEPN, encoded by the coding sequence ATGACCATGCCTCTGCCCGCCCGGGCCCTGGACACCTTCCTCGACCGCACCATGGTCGGCGGCTACACCCGCTTCGGGTTCGACCTGCGTCGACGCCTGCCGGGCTGGCCGGCGGACCCCGCGCCCGGAGCGATCGCCGGTCGGCACGTGCTGGTCACCGGCGCCAGCTCGGGGCTCGGCATCGGCTGCGTGGAGGCGCTGGCCGAGCTCGGCGCGACCGTGCACATGGTGGTCCGCGACGAGGACAAGGGCAACCGGGTGCGCGAGCGGATCCTCGAGCGGACCCCGGACGCGGACCTGCACATCGAGCGCTGCGACCTGGCAGACCTTGACGACGTACGCCGCTTCGCCCGCGAGCTGTCGGTGTCCGAGGTGCACGCCGTGATCCACAACGCCGGCGTGATGCCCCCCGAGCGGACCGAGTCGCCGCAGGGCCACGAGCTGAGCATGGCCGTGCACGTCCTGAGCCCGGTGCTGATGACCGAGCTCCTGCACGAACGCCTGCGCGACGGCCGGGTGATCCTGGTCAGCAGCGGTGGGATGTATGCCCAGCGCCTGCCCGCGGCCGATCCCGAGTTCCGCGACGGGGACTATGCCCCCGCGACCGCCTATGCACGTTCCAAGCGGATGCAGGTCGAGATGCTCCCGTTGCTCGCCGACCGGTGGTCGCTGGACCGGATAACGACGGCTGCGATGCATCCGGGCTGGGCCGACACCCCCGGCGTACAGGAGTCACTGCCCGCCTTCCGCAAGCTCACCCGCGGCGCCCTGCGCGACGACGAGGAAGGCGCGGACACGAGCGTCTGGCTGGCGGCGACCGAGCAGGAGCTGCCCAACGGGCGGTTCTGGCACGACCGCCGCCCGCGACCCACGCACCTGGTTCCCGGCACCCGGGCCACCGCCGACGAGATCAGCCAGGCGTGGGGCTGGCTGCAGGGTGCGTTGGAACCGAACTGA
- a CDS encoding SRPBCC family protein: protein MRPSVSRTLFTTAPPERVFRYLADFRNAEAWDPGTKTCELIEGDGGVGSTYRNVSVFMGRETEVSYTTVELERPTRVHMVGRNEQFEGHDVLGIRASADGSEVSYHAEFSFSGGAKAISPLVAAYLPFLARKTIRQLRASLDALEAGR from the coding sequence ATGAGGCCGTCCGTCAGCCGCACGCTGTTCACCACGGCACCGCCGGAGCGCGTCTTCCGCTATCTGGCGGACTTCCGCAACGCGGAGGCGTGGGACCCCGGCACCAAGACCTGCGAGCTGATCGAGGGTGACGGCGGAGTCGGCAGCACCTATCGCAACGTCTCGGTCTTCATGGGCCGCGAGACCGAGGTCAGCTACACCACCGTCGAGCTCGAGCGGCCGACCCGGGTGCACATGGTCGGGCGCAACGAGCAGTTCGAGGGCCACGACGTGCTCGGCATCCGGGCCAGCGCCGACGGCTCCGAGGTGAGCTATCACGCGGAGTTCTCGTTCTCCGGAGGAGCGAAGGCGATCTCCCCGCTGGTGGCCGCCTATCTCCCCTTCCTCGCCCGCAAGACCATCCGGCAGCTGCGCGCCAGCCTCGACGCACTGGAGGCGGGACGATGA
- a CDS encoding NAD(P)-binding domain-containing protein — protein sequence MSLIPSTNTPVVVIGAGPIGLAAAAHAQARGLPTVVLEAGESAGAAVREWGHVRLFSPWSELIDPAAGELLAAKGWVAPESSAYPTGHDWVERYLVPLAAALAATEEVDIRFGHRVVGVARHGRDRMVDAERDSTPFTVHVETDRVQVRMPAAALIDASGTWSGPSPLGGDGLPAIGEHAHAQRIRYGIPDFTDPSTLARYAGRHVAVAGTGASAQNTLVGLAALAAEHPETRVSWLVRRSGTGDAFGGGDNDQLEARGTLGQRAHDAVESGPVEVVTSFRTAEVSPEREGEGPLVLTSTDGAVLNGVDEVIVVTGFRPDLSFLSEVRLDLDPVLSAPTQLAPLIDPNVHSCGTVYPHGARELAQPESGLHLVGMKSYGRAPSFLALTGFEQTRSVVAAIAGDHEAAERVELTLPESGVCGGSGVFDAPAEVDGTADGGGCCGPAEPLTLSLAEPS from the coding sequence GCCTGCCGACCGTCGTCCTGGAGGCGGGTGAATCCGCCGGCGCCGCGGTCCGCGAATGGGGCCATGTCCGACTCTTCTCGCCCTGGTCCGAGCTGATCGACCCCGCCGCGGGTGAGCTCCTCGCAGCCAAGGGATGGGTCGCTCCCGAGTCAAGCGCCTACCCGACGGGCCACGACTGGGTCGAGCGCTACCTCGTCCCGCTCGCGGCGGCACTCGCCGCCACCGAGGAGGTCGACATCCGCTTCGGGCACAGGGTCGTCGGTGTCGCCCGGCACGGCCGTGACCGGATGGTCGACGCGGAGCGCGACAGCACTCCCTTCACCGTCCACGTCGAGACGGACCGGGTGCAGGTCCGGATGCCCGCCGCGGCACTCATCGATGCATCCGGCACCTGGAGCGGCCCCAGCCCACTGGGCGGTGACGGACTGCCGGCGATCGGCGAGCACGCCCACGCCCAGCGGATCCGCTACGGCATCCCGGACTTCACCGACCCGAGCACCCTGGCTCGCTATGCCGGCAGGCACGTGGCGGTTGCCGGCACCGGCGCCTCGGCGCAGAACACCCTCGTCGGACTCGCAGCGCTGGCTGCGGAGCACCCCGAGACCCGGGTCTCATGGCTGGTACGCCGCTCGGGCACCGGGGACGCATTCGGCGGCGGCGACAACGATCAGCTCGAGGCGCGGGGCACGCTGGGCCAGCGCGCCCACGATGCCGTCGAGTCCGGGCCCGTCGAGGTCGTCACCTCGTTCCGCACCGCAGAGGTTTCCCCGGAACGCGAGGGCGAGGGCCCGCTGGTCCTCACCAGCACCGACGGTGCCGTGCTGAACGGGGTCGACGAGGTCATCGTGGTCACCGGGTTCCGCCCCGACCTGTCCTTCCTGTCCGAAGTGCGCCTCGACCTCGACCCGGTCCTGTCCGCGCCCACCCAGCTCGCGCCGCTCATCGATCCCAACGTGCACTCCTGCGGAACGGTCTATCCGCACGGCGCTCGTGAGCTCGCCCAGCCCGAGTCGGGTCTCCACTTGGTCGGGATGAAGTCCTACGGACGAGCACCGTCATTCCTCGCCCTGACCGGTTTCGAGCAGACCCGCAGTGTGGTGGCGGCCATCGCTGGCGACCACGAGGCCGCCGAGCGGGTCGAGCTCACCCTTCCCGAGTCGGGTGTCTGCGGAGGCTCGGGCGTGTTCGATGCCCCGGCCGAAGTCGATGGGACCGCCGATGGGGGCGGCTGCTGTGGACCGGCTGAGCCCCTGACCCTCTCCCTCGCCGAGCCGTCGTGA